The Pseudomonas wenzhouensis genome has a segment encoding these proteins:
- a CDS encoding putative quinol monooxygenase, translating to MYVLLLKTQLKPGSFAAFMDAMHVNAAASLRDEPGCLTFDVMRDRSDPDRVWLYEVYVDEAAFEAHTQTAHFLASRPLVEPLIEAQEAIEADMLAFNPAR from the coding sequence GTGTACGTGCTATTGCTCAAGACCCAACTCAAGCCCGGCAGTTTCGCGGCGTTCATGGATGCCATGCACGTCAACGCCGCCGCTTCGCTGCGCGATGAGCCGGGCTGCCTGACCTTCGACGTGATGCGTGACCGCAGTGATCCTGACCGGGTGTGGCTGTACGAGGTGTACGTCGACGAGGCGGCTTTCGAGGCGCATACGCAAACCGCGCATTTCCTCGCCAGCCGGCCGCTGGTGGAGCCACTGATCGAAGCGCAGGAGGCTATCGAGGCCGATATGCTGGCATTCAATCCGGCGCGCTGA
- the rimO gene encoding 30S ribosomal protein S12 methylthiotransferase RimO, which produces MSTATPKVGFVSLGCPKATVDSERILTQLRMEGYEIVPTYQDADVVVVNTCGFIDSAKAESLDAIGEALAENGKVIVTGCMGVAEDSIRDVHPSVLAVTGPQQYEQVVNAVHEVIPPKTEHNPLIDLVPPQGIKLTPRHYAYLKISEGCNHTCSFCIIPSMRGKLVSRPVGDVLSEAERLVKAGVKELLVISQDTSAYGVDMKYKLDFWNGQPVKTRMLELCEALSSMGVWVRLHYVYPYPNVDDVIPLMAAGKLLPYLDIPFQHASPKVLKSMKRPAFEDKTLARIKKWREICPELTIRSTFIVGFPGETEEDFQYLLDWLTEAQLDRVGCFQYSPVEGAPANDMGLEPVPDEVKQERWERFMAHQQAISSARLQAKIGLEMDVLVDEVDGEGAVARSWADAPEIDGSVFIDSTNVKPGDKVRVRIVDADEYDMWGELV; this is translated from the coding sequence ATGTCCACCGCCACCCCAAAAGTCGGATTCGTCTCGCTCGGATGCCCGAAAGCGACTGTCGACTCCGAACGCATCCTGACCCAACTGCGTATGGAAGGTTACGAAATCGTGCCGACCTACCAGGATGCCGACGTGGTGGTGGTCAATACCTGCGGTTTCATCGACAGTGCCAAGGCCGAATCGCTAGACGCCATCGGTGAGGCGCTGGCGGAAAACGGCAAGGTGATCGTCACCGGTTGCATGGGCGTGGCTGAAGACAGCATCCGCGACGTGCACCCGAGCGTGCTGGCGGTAACCGGCCCGCAGCAGTACGAGCAGGTGGTCAACGCCGTACACGAAGTCATCCCGCCGAAGACCGAGCACAATCCGCTGATCGACCTGGTGCCGCCGCAAGGCATCAAGCTGACCCCGCGCCACTATGCGTACCTGAAGATTTCCGAAGGCTGCAACCATACCTGCAGCTTCTGCATCATCCCGTCTATGCGCGGCAAGCTGGTCAGCCGCCCGGTGGGCGATGTGCTCAGCGAAGCCGAGCGCCTGGTCAAGGCCGGCGTCAAGGAGCTGCTGGTGATCAGCCAGGACACCAGCGCCTACGGCGTCGACATGAAGTACAAGCTGGACTTCTGGAACGGCCAGCCAGTGAAAACGCGCATGCTCGAACTGTGCGAAGCGCTGTCGTCGATGGGCGTGTGGGTGCGCCTGCACTACGTCTACCCCTACCCCAACGTCGATGACGTGATCCCGCTGATGGCCGCCGGTAAGCTGCTGCCGTACCTGGACATCCCCTTCCAGCACGCCAGCCCGAAAGTGCTCAAGTCGATGAAGCGCCCGGCCTTCGAAGACAAGACCCTGGCGCGCATCAAGAAATGGCGCGAGATCTGCCCGGAGCTGACCATTCGCTCCACCTTCATCGTCGGCTTCCCTGGCGAGACCGAAGAAGACTTCCAGTACCTGCTGGACTGGCTGACCGAGGCGCAGCTCGACCGCGTCGGCTGCTTCCAGTACTCGCCGGTCGAAGGCGCACCGGCCAACGACATGGGCCTGGAGCCGGTACCGGATGAGGTCAAACAGGAGCGCTGGGAGCGTTTCATGGCGCATCAGCAGGCGATCAGCTCGGCGCGTCTGCAGGCCAAGATCGGTCTGGAGATGGACGTCCTGGTCGACGAAGTGGATGGCGAAGGCGCCGTGGCGCGCTCCTGGGCCGACGCCCCGGAGATCGACGGCAGCGTGTTCATCGACTCCACCAACGTCAAGCCGGGCGACAAGGTGCGCGTGCGCATCGTCGATGCCGACGAATACGACATGTGGGGCGAGCTGGTCTGA
- a CDS encoding RNA pseudouridine synthase — MSEATRLSKRVIELFGCSRREADLYIAGGWVTVDGQVVEAPQFKVEDQRVELHPDASLDPVEPVTLLVHGSTGCNTAQLQHLLVRERHWQEDPHAQRILHGHFLRQEQSLPLQTGASGLIVLSQDWRTQRKLREDAAKLEQEYLVEVAGEVPASTLERLKKGWLHKGTQFPPCKASWQSEQRLRFALKNPAPDLLRQICTALGLKVLGMKRIRIGGVPMAKLPVGQWRYLGEKERF; from the coding sequence ATGAGCGAAGCCACCCGTCTGTCCAAACGCGTCATCGAGCTGTTCGGTTGCTCGCGCCGCGAAGCCGATCTTTACATCGCTGGGGGCTGGGTGACGGTGGACGGCCAGGTGGTCGAGGCGCCGCAATTCAAGGTCGAGGATCAACGCGTCGAGTTGCACCCCGATGCCAGCCTTGATCCCGTGGAGCCCGTCACCCTGCTGGTACATGGCTCGACCGGCTGCAACACCGCACAGTTGCAGCACCTGCTGGTACGCGAACGGCACTGGCAAGAAGACCCGCATGCCCAGCGCATCCTGCATGGCCACTTCCTGCGCCAGGAGCAGAGCCTGCCACTGCAAACCGGGGCCAGCGGCCTGATCGTGCTCAGCCAGGACTGGCGCACGCAACGCAAGCTGCGCGAGGATGCGGCCAAGCTGGAGCAGGAATACCTGGTCGAAGTCGCCGGCGAAGTGCCTGCCAGCACATTGGAGCGCCTGAAGAAAGGCTGGCTGCACAAGGGCACGCAGTTCCCGCCGTGCAAGGCCAGCTGGCAGAGCGAACAACGCCTGCGCTTCGCGCTGAAGAATCCGGCCCCTGACCTGCTGCGGCAGATCTGTACGGCGCTGGGCCTGAAGGTGCTGGGCATGAAGCGCATCCGCATCGGCGGCGTGCCCATGGCCAAGTTACCGGTCGGGCAATGGCGCTATCTGGGCGAGAAGGAACGCTTCTGA
- a CDS encoding VOC family protein: MLERPSRLNGLRHLALLVPNLEACERFYVNVLGMQVLHRANEDLVYLTCGNDNLSLGRAYAEHHGVPLVDHYGFIVDSVEELDAWYQYLKAQGVTLLDRPFDHGDGARSFHLLDPAGNKVQPLYHPAISGQRFSPART, translated from the coding sequence ATGCTTGAGCGTCCATCGCGCCTCAATGGCCTGCGCCATCTGGCCCTGCTGGTACCCAACCTGGAAGCGTGCGAGCGTTTCTACGTGAACGTACTGGGCATGCAGGTGCTGCACCGCGCCAACGAGGATCTGGTCTACCTGACCTGCGGCAACGACAACCTGTCGCTCGGCCGCGCCTATGCCGAGCACCACGGCGTACCGCTGGTCGATCATTACGGTTTCATCGTCGACAGCGTCGAGGAGCTGGACGCCTGGTACCAGTACCTCAAGGCACAGGGGGTGACGCTGCTGGACAGGCCTTTCGACCATGGCGACGGCGCGCGCAGCTTTCACCTGCTGGACCCGGCGGGAAACAAGGTGCAGCCGCTCTATCATCCTGCGATCTCGGGCCAGCGCTTCAGTCCAGCCCGAACCTGA
- the tsaA gene encoding tRNA (N6-threonylcarbamoyladenosine(37)-N6)-methyltransferase TrmO: protein MQHLVSPVGIVHSCFKEKFAIPRQPHLAPAARGVLELLPPFDQGEAVQGLEQVSHVWLLFLFHQALEDKPRLKVRPPRLGGNQTVGVFSTRATHRPNGIGQSVVRLERVEPGRLHLSGIDLLDGTPVLDIKPYVPYADAVSDARNDMADAPPPLIAVDWQDDALRLAHQHAQRLNEPLVALIEQCLAQDPRPAYQQPQPERRYGARFWDLDVHWHYPEPGRIRVLDMQMAQSTA, encoded by the coding sequence ATGCAGCATCTGGTTTCACCGGTCGGTATCGTTCACTCCTGCTTCAAGGAGAAATTCGCCATTCCTCGCCAGCCGCACCTGGCGCCCGCCGCACGCGGCGTGCTGGAGCTGCTGCCGCCCTTCGACCAGGGCGAGGCCGTACAGGGCCTGGAACAGGTCAGCCATGTCTGGCTGCTGTTTCTCTTTCACCAAGCGCTGGAAGACAAGCCGCGCCTGAAGGTACGCCCGCCGCGTCTGGGCGGTAACCAGACGGTAGGCGTGTTCAGCACCCGCGCCACCCATCGCCCCAATGGCATCGGCCAGTCCGTGGTACGCCTGGAACGCGTGGAACCAGGCCGCCTGCACCTGTCCGGCATCGACCTGCTCGACGGCACCCCGGTGCTGGATATCAAGCCCTACGTGCCCTACGCCGACGCCGTGAGCGATGCCCGCAACGACATGGCCGACGCGCCACCACCCCTGATCGCCGTGGATTGGCAGGATGACGCCCTACGCCTGGCGCACCAGCACGCGCAACGCCTGAACGAGCCGCTGGTGGCGCTGATCGAGCAGTGCCTGGCGCAGGATCCGCGCCCGGCCTACCAGCAGCCGCAGCCGGAGCGCCGCTATGGCGCGCGCTTCTGGGATCTCGACGTACACTGGCACTATCCCGAACCGGGGCGTATCCGGGTGCTGGATATGCAGATGGCACAGAGTACGGCCTGA